CCCGGTTGCAGTTCCTTTCCGTTGAATTTATACATAAAGATATTGCATCATTAGAAACAAAAACCTCAAAGAACATATTGTTTTAATATCACTTTTGTTTTTTCTTATAATAAGGTATAAACTCTTGTGTATAACAAGCATTATCTGTCTTAAATATACCTTTCTCAAATGCTTCTTTATGTAATTCTGGTAGCCTCTTAAATCTTTTCATTCGAAGCCTGTCTACCTTCTTCAGATTTACAAAATCATCTGTAGCGGTTAGCATCATTACGATCTCAACTTCATCACATTTATCTAAAAGTTCTATAGTTGCCGGATCTATTCCAACAGACACAAATAATATTTTTTTCACGGAAACAAGGATATCTATTTGGAAAAAACCATTTAAATCTGTTCTGCCAACTTTAACTGTGTCATTAATCACAATTGACACGAATGGCAAAGTTTCCAAATTATCATCAATTACCCTTCCTTTAATAGTTCTATTCTGAGAATAAAGACTACATGTTGAAACACTAAGCACAATATAAATAATTAATGATTTCTTCATCTCGTTATCTTTTTTATGGTCTATAATTATGAGTGTAATTGTACTGATTGGGTCCTGCCAGGATTCCCAGTCCGACGATCATATGATAGGCGTTGACTTCCATCACCGGACCTGTTGAATGGTTAACGGTTATATTCTTCAAAGAATACG
This DNA window, taken from Bacteroidales bacterium, encodes the following:
- a CDS encoding carboxypeptidase-like regulatory domain-containing protein, giving the protein MKKSLIIYIVLSVSTCSLYSQNRTIKGRVIDDNLETLPFVSIVINDTVKVGRTDLNGFFQIDILVSVKKILFVSVGIDPATIELLDKCDEVEIVMMLTATDDFVNLKKVDRLRMKRFKRLPELHKEAFEKGIFKTDNACYTQEFIPYYKKKQK